One [Clostridium] saccharolyticum WM1 DNA segment encodes these proteins:
- the rpmF gene encoding 50S ribosomal protein L32, giving the protein MSICPKNKSSKGRRDKRRANWKMSAPNLVKCSKCGALMMPHRVCKACGSYNKKEIISVE; this is encoded by the coding sequence ATGTCTATCTGTCCAAAGAACAAATCTTCGAAAGGAAGAAGAGACAAACGTAGAGCAAACTGGAAGATGAGCGCTCCAAACTTAGTGAAGTGCAGCAAGTGCGGTGCACTTATGATGCCTCACAGAGTATGCAAGGCTTGCGGTTCTTACAACAAGAAAGAAATCATTTCTGTTGAGTAA
- a CDS encoding PduL/EutD family phosphate acyltransferase — translation MNFIVETSARHVHLSQEHLEILFGKGYELTKKKYLSQPGQYACEERVTVVGSKSEFKGISILGPVRKATQVELSMTDARSIGIAAPLRESGDVAGSGACKIIGPAGEIEITEGVIIAKRHIHATPAEAETLGVTDGETVSVKVGTAGRSLIFGDVVVRVNKNYALAMHIDTDESNAAGCGREQYGEIIK, via the coding sequence ATGAACTTTATCGTTGAAACATCAGCTCGTCATGTACATTTATCTCAGGAACATCTTGAGATTTTATTTGGAAAGGGCTATGAGTTAACAAAGAAAAAATATTTATCCCAGCCGGGTCAGTATGCTTGCGAAGAGAGAGTTACTGTTGTAGGTTCTAAAAGTGAGTTTAAAGGAATTTCCATTTTAGGACCGGTTAGAAAAGCGACTCAGGTAGAGCTATCTATGACGGATGCCCGTTCCATCGGGATTGCAGCGCCTTTAAGAGAATCCGGTGACGTTGCCGGCAGCGGTGCATGCAAAATCATAGGACCTGCTGGTGAAATTGAAATAACGGAAGGCGTAATCATTGCCAAGCGTCATATCCATGCAACACCGGCAGAAGCAGAAACGCTTGGCGTTACGGATGGAGAAACCGTTTCTGTAAAAGTTGGCACGGCTGGAAGAAGCCTTATTTTCGGAGATGTTGTTGTGCGTGTGAATAAAAATTATGCTTTGGCTATGCACATTGATACAGATGAATCCAACGCAGCAGGCTGCGGCAGAGAACAGTACGGCGAAATTATAAAATAA
- a CDS encoding YceD family protein, producing MLINLTELFTLEGKEKTYTPDLDMKIYHGPYGDYEVVDAEPVLLRIMNLGDKKLEVEGKAKLALLIPCDRCLEPVRVDLDFDIIRALDLSETDTGIVEDFEEQPFVNGYNLDVDQLVCDELILNLPMKVLCSEDCKGICNRCGTNLNHETCDCDIRSTDPRMAVIQDIFKKFKEV from the coding sequence ATGCTTATTAATTTAACTGAGTTGTTCACCCTGGAAGGGAAAGAGAAAACTTATACACCCGATCTTGATATGAAGATCTATCACGGGCCTTATGGTGATTATGAAGTAGTGGATGCAGAACCTGTTCTGCTGCGGATTATGAATCTGGGAGACAAAAAGCTGGAAGTGGAAGGAAAAGCGAAATTAGCTTTGCTCATTCCATGCGACCGCTGCTTGGAGCCGGTGCGCGTTGATCTGGATTTTGATATCATCCGTGCCCTTGATTTAAGTGAGACGGATACGGGAATTGTAGAAGATTTCGAAGAACAGCCATTTGTTAATGGTTATAATCTGGATGTAGACCAGTTGGTTTGTGATGAACTCATACTGAACCTGCCTATGAAAGTTCTCTGCAGTGAAGACTGCAAGGGGATTTGTAATAGATGTGGAACAAATCTCAATCATGAGACTTGTGACTGCGATATTAGGTCTACGGACCCTAGAATGGCAGTCATCCAGGATATTTTTAAAAAGTTTAAGGAGGTGTAA
- a CDS encoding nucleotidyltransferase has product MVMNKNSLAVGIIAEYNPFHNGHAYHIRKAKEMTQADYCIVVMSGDFVQRGAPAIYDKYTRTAMALSCGADLVIEIPSVFASSSAEDFAACGVALLNNLGVAGSLCFGSECGDVEKLSGIASILATEPTVYTKELRKELKKGATFPEARNQALISCGILKNEESSVLVSPNNILGIEYCKALYRQKSPIVPVTLSRKGCGYHDTSLVTEHFSSATGIRKALYDNPDILKDAESALIQVPAAVRQMMAQGYPVFPEDFSALLNTSLLKLDHEGIPFHKYADVSEELGARLFKQLTDFLPFEERINRLKTRQYTYTRISRALLHIALGITSHETALGRNAGYAPYARVLGFKKTSANLMGEIKKRGNIPLITKTADARLILSGTAWSMLQRDFYCSHIYQTIVQNKYHIQMKNEFTHSVVIL; this is encoded by the coding sequence ATGGTAATGAACAAAAATTCTCTTGCCGTTGGCATTATCGCCGAATATAACCCCTTCCACAATGGACATGCCTACCATATCAGGAAGGCTAAGGAAATGACGCAGGCAGACTACTGCATCGTGGTCATGAGCGGAGATTTTGTCCAAAGAGGCGCTCCTGCCATCTATGATAAATACACCAGAACAGCCATGGCCCTGTCCTGCGGAGCCGACCTTGTAATAGAGATCCCCTCCGTCTTTGCCTCCAGCAGCGCAGAGGATTTTGCTGCCTGCGGGGTCGCCCTTCTCAACAATCTGGGGGTGGCCGGCAGCCTCTGCTTTGGAAGCGAATGCGGAGATGTGGAAAAACTTTCCGGTATTGCTTCTATTTTAGCCACAGAACCCACTGTTTATACGAAGGAACTGCGCAAGGAGCTGAAAAAGGGGGCCACCTTTCCGGAAGCCAGAAACCAGGCTCTGATCTCCTGCGGAATTCTAAAAAATGAGGAGTCTTCTGTTTTGGTATCACCAAACAACATCCTAGGAATTGAATATTGTAAGGCCCTTTACCGGCAAAAGAGTCCCATTGTTCCTGTCACCCTTTCCAGGAAAGGCTGCGGTTATCACGATACCAGCCTGGTTACAGAACATTTCAGTTCTGCCACCGGTATCAGAAAAGCCCTTTATGATAACCCGGATATCTTAAAGGATGCAGAATCTGCCCTGATACAGGTACCGGCTGCGGTCAGGCAGATGATGGCTCAGGGCTACCCTGTGTTTCCCGAAGATTTCAGTGCTCTGCTAAATACATCTCTTTTAAAACTGGACCATGAAGGAATACCCTTTCATAAGTATGCCGATGTTTCAGAGGAACTGGGTGCAAGGCTTTTCAAACAGCTTACGGATTTCCTTCCTTTTGAAGAAAGAATCAACCGGTTAAAGACAAGGCAGTATACTTATACCCGAATCAGCCGTGCTCTTCTCCATATCGCTTTGGGCATCACTTCCCATGAGACCGCTTTAGGGAGAAATGCCGGTTACGCTCCATATGCCAGGGTATTAGGCTTTAAAAAGACTTCTGCTAACCTTATGGGAGAAATAAAAAAGAGAGGGAACATCCCTCTCATTACAAAAACCGCAGATGCCAGGCTCATCCTATCCGGTACGGCCTGGTCCATGCTTCAGCGGGATTTTTACTGTTCCCACATCTACCAGACCATTGTTCAGAATAAATACCATATACAAATGAAAAATGAGTTCACCCATTCCGTCGTCATCTTATGA
- a CDS encoding PFL family protein produces the protein MLNMFEVNETNKMIEQELLDVRTITMGISLLDCSDGDLNAVNEKIYNKITTVAKNLVAVGKEIEKDFGIPIVNKRISVTPIALVGGAACKSPEDFVTIAQTLDRAAKEVGVNFIGGYSALVSKGMTAADKNLICSIPKALACTERVCSSVNVGSTKTGINMDSVALMGEIVVETAKATGDRDSLGCAKLVVFCNAPDDNPFMAGAFHGVTEAETIINVGVSGPGVVKTAIEAARGKDFGVLCETIKKTAFKITRVGQLVAQEASKRLDVPFGIIDLSLAPTPAVGDSVAEILEEIGLERVGAPGTTAALALLNDQVKKGGVMASSYVGGLSGAFIPVSEDQGMIDAVAMGALNIEKLEAMTCVCSVGLDMIAIPGDTPATTIAGIIADESAIGMVNQKTTAVRIIPVIGKSVGDTVEFGGLLGYAPVMPVSRYSCEKFISRGGRIPAPIHSFKN, from the coding sequence ATGTTAAATATGTTTGAAGTAAATGAAACCAATAAAATGATTGAACAGGAACTGCTTGATGTACGTACCATTACCATGGGTATCAGCCTTCTTGACTGCAGCGATGGTGATTTAAATGCTGTAAATGAAAAGATTTACAACAAGATCACAACCGTTGCAAAGAATCTTGTGGCAGTGGGAAAGGAGATCGAAAAGGATTTTGGAATCCCCATTGTGAATAAAAGAATTTCCGTGACCCCCATTGCCTTAGTAGGCGGAGCAGCCTGCAAAAGTCCGGAGGATTTCGTAACCATCGCACAAACCCTTGACCGTGCGGCCAAAGAGGTAGGCGTGAATTTCATCGGCGGCTATTCCGCCCTGGTAAGCAAAGGAATGACCGCAGCGGATAAAAACCTGATCTGTTCCATACCAAAAGCCCTTGCATGCACGGAACGGGTGTGCAGCTCCGTCAATGTAGGCTCCACGAAGACTGGTATCAATATGGATTCCGTTGCCCTTATGGGAGAAATCGTAGTGGAAACGGCAAAAGCCACCGGGGACAGGGATTCTCTGGGATGTGCCAAGCTGGTGGTATTCTGCAATGCACCCGATGATAATCCCTTTATGGCAGGAGCATTCCATGGAGTGACGGAAGCAGAAACAATTATTAACGTAGGAGTCAGCGGTCCTGGGGTTGTTAAGACCGCCATTGAAGCGGCCAGAGGAAAGGATTTTGGTGTTCTTTGCGAGACCATTAAGAAAACAGCCTTTAAGATAACCCGTGTGGGACAGCTTGTGGCCCAGGAGGCATCCAAAAGACTGGACGTTCCATTTGGGATCATCGATTTATCCCTTGCACCTACTCCTGCCGTGGGTGACAGCGTGGCTGAAATCCTGGAAGAGATCGGCCTGGAGCGGGTTGGTGCGCCTGGTACTACGGCCGCCCTTGCCCTGTTAAATGACCAGGTGAAAAAGGGCGGCGTCATGGCATCCTCTTACGTAGGCGGTTTAAGCGGTGCCTTTATTCCGGTCAGCGAAGATCAGGGGATGATCGATGCAGTGGCAATGGGAGCACTGAACATTGAAAAACTGGAGGCAATGACCTGTGTTTGTTCTGTGGGACTTGATATGATCGCGATTCCAGGAGATACGCCGGCTACCACCATAGCAGGCATCATTGCAGACGAATCCGCCATCGGTATGGTAAACCAGAAGACCACTGCAGTCCGTATAATTCCGGTAATAGGAAAATCTGTGGGAGATACGGTGGAATTCGGCGGTCTTTTAGGATATGCTCCTGTTATGCCGGTGAGCAGATACTCCTGTGAGAAATTCATATCAAGAGGCGGACGGATTCCGGCGCCTATCCATAGCTTTAAGAATTAA
- a CDS encoding ACT domain-containing protein yields MNKTIITVVGKDTVGIIAKICTYLAGNKVNILDISQTIVQGFFNMMMIVDINDAPKPFGELADELERIGDEIGVKVKCQREEIFTSMHRI; encoded by the coding sequence ATGAACAAAACGATTATTACAGTAGTTGGAAAAGACACGGTTGGGATCATAGCCAAGATCTGTACTTACCTGGCTGGCAACAAGGTGAACATATTGGACATTTCCCAGACCATTGTCCAGGGATTCTTTAATATGATGATGATTGTGGATATCAATGACGCACCTAAGCCTTTTGGGGAGCTGGCCGATGAACTGGAACGGATCGGTGATGAAATCGGCGTAAAGGTAAAGTGCCAGCGAGAGGAAATTTTCACCAGTATGCACCGGATCTGA
- a CDS encoding NUDIX hydrolase, which produces MELWDVYDENRVATGKTHVRGVPLNQGEYHLVADVWLVNEDQEILLTRRHPDKPYGLMWECTGGSVLMGETSVEGALRELSEEAGVRAEKEQLLLIHTIRLKERFVDTYITRQNVIIKDIIIQKEEVVDAKFVTFEQLLEMWKQGIVVPKSRFLLYKDRIREFVQPLS; this is translated from the coding sequence ATGGAGCTTTGGGATGTTTACGATGAAAACAGAGTGGCCACCGGAAAAACCCATGTCCGGGGAGTTCCGCTGAACCAGGGGGAATATCATCTCGTTGCGGATGTATGGCTGGTGAACGAGGATCAGGAAATTTTACTGACCAGGAGGCATCCGGATAAGCCCTATGGCCTTATGTGGGAGTGTACCGGGGGTTCTGTTCTTATGGGTGAAACAAGTGTGGAAGGGGCACTTCGGGAGCTATCGGAAGAGGCCGGAGTCCGGGCGGAAAAAGAGCAGCTCCTTCTGATCCATACCATCCGTCTGAAGGAGCGTTTTGTAGATACTTATATCACAAGGCAAAATGTCATTATAAAGGATATAATCATTCAAAAAGAAGAAGTGGTGGATGCCAAATTTGTCACCTTTGAACAGCTCCTTGAGATGTGGAAACAGGGGATCGTAGTACCCAAATCACGGTTTCTTCTATATAAAGACAGGATCCGGGAATTTGTTCAGCCGCTGTCATAA
- a CDS encoding phenylpyruvate tautomerase MIF-related protein, producing the protein MPFINSKVNVSLSEEEKTTLKTRLGQAVSLIPGKSESWLMVGFEDNCSLYFKGKNNTKMAFVEVKIFGHASARDYDRLTAEICKIYKDVLSIAQDKIYVKYEEVDHWGWNGGNF; encoded by the coding sequence ATGCCTTTTATTAATTCGAAAGTAAATGTCTCATTATCAGAAGAAGAAAAAACAACCTTGAAGACCAGACTCGGACAGGCAGTCAGCCTGATTCCCGGCAAATCGGAAAGCTGGCTCATGGTTGGATTTGAAGATAACTGTTCTCTTTACTTTAAAGGAAAAAATAATACAAAGATGGCTTTTGTGGAAGTGAAAATTTTCGGTCATGCATCAGCACGTGATTATGACCGGCTGACTGCTGAGATTTGCAAAATCTACAAAGATGTGCTTTCCATTGCCCAGGATAAAATTTATGTGAAATATGAGGAAGTGGATCACTGGGGATGGAATGGCGGAAACTTTTAA
- the coaE gene encoding dephospho-CoA kinase (Dephospho-CoA kinase (CoaE) performs the final step in coenzyme A biosynthesis.) encodes MRVIGLTGGVGAGKSMVLSILKKEYGAEVIKADEVAHQLMEPGKEGYLALTKALGKGFLNPDGTIDRKALAACIFQDDRVRETVDDIIHPMVWKTIRHKISASQAGLIVVEFAIMNEKTDEAWEEMWYVRTSKENRIRRLAENRGYTREHSERIIASQASESEFLSRCTRVIENDGSMEEVRGQLAEILKNRA; translated from the coding sequence ATGAGAGTGATTGGACTGACCGGAGGGGTTGGAGCTGGAAAAAGCATGGTTCTTTCTATTTTAAAGAAAGAGTACGGTGCGGAAGTGATCAAAGCGGATGAGGTGGCGCATCAGTTGATGGAACCGGGAAAGGAAGGTTATCTTGCGTTGACAAAAGCCCTGGGGAAGGGCTTCCTGAATCCGGACGGGACCATTGACCGCAAGGCTTTGGCTGCATGTATTTTTCAGGATGACAGAGTAAGGGAAACCGTAGATGACATCATCCACCCGATGGTATGGAAAACCATAAGGCATAAAATTTCTGCTTCCCAAGCAGGGCTTATTGTGGTAGAATTTGCAATTATGAATGAAAAAACGGATGAAGCCTGGGAGGAAATGTGGTATGTCCGCACCTCAAAGGAGAACCGGATCCGCCGTCTGGCAGAAAACCGGGGCTATACGAGAGAGCATTCAGAACGTATCATAGCCAGCCAGGCCTCTGAATCAGAATTTTTAAGCCGTTGCACACGGGTTATCGAAAATGATGGTTCTATGGAGGAAGTAAGGGGACAACTGGCTGAAATATTAAAAAACAGGGCATAG
- a CDS encoding histidine phosphatase family protein, translated as MNIYLIRHGRQNSKLCNIDVALSKEGLLQSALVGKRLASKGIEAVYSSHLIRAVETAGEANRYWNAEHIIRQELKEISFGEMEGLADEEIGARFLDFKKEQERMEKDLPYPGGECAGDVIRRAMPVFEEIAASGYKHAAVVTHGGVIRTVTSALLRMDPKYYRILGNSLENCSITEVHWDEKTRRFFVERFNDYAHLEPYPELLRASWVEAEN; from the coding sequence ATGAATATTTATTTGATTCGCCATGGACGGCAAAACAGTAAGCTCTGCAATATTGATGTAGCTTTGTCCAAAGAAGGCCTCCTCCAGTCGGCCCTGGTGGGAAAACGGCTGGCTTCCAAAGGCATTGAGGCAGTGTATTCCAGCCATTTGATCCGGGCAGTGGAGACTGCCGGGGAGGCGAACCGTTACTGGAACGCAGAACACATCATAAGACAGGAGCTTAAAGAGATTTCCTTTGGAGAAATGGAAGGTCTGGCGGATGAGGAGATTGGAGCAAGATTCTTGGATTTTAAGAAAGAACAGGAACGTATGGAAAAGGATCTGCCTTATCCTGGAGGCGAATGCGCCGGGGATGTCATTCGGCGGGCAATGCCGGTTTTTGAGGAAATTGCCGCAAGCGGATATAAACATGCAGCGGTTGTGACTCATGGAGGGGTGATCCGCACCGTGACCTCGGCATTGCTTCGTATGGACCCGAAGTATTACCGGATTCTTGGAAATTCCCTTGAAAACTGCAGCATCACGGAAGTGCACTGGGATGAAAAAACAAGGCGTTTTTTTGTGGAACGCTTTAACGATTATGCACATCTGGAACCTTATCCGGAGTTACTGCGGGCAAGCTGGGTGGAGGCAGAAAACTGA
- a CDS encoding acetate/propionate family kinase → MKILVINCGSSSLKYQLIDMENEGVLAKGLCERIGINGSKLSHKAEGKEELEVEKEMPNHTVAIKLVMDALVDPQYGVIKDTSEISAVGHRVLHAGTIYSDSIVVNEDVKKVIRDCFDLGPLHNPANLVGIEACEEAVPGVPNVAVFDTSFGMGMPEKASMYAIPHEYFEKYSIRRYGFHGTSHKFVSNEALSYCGLDPENGKVIVCHLGNGASISASVGGKCVDTSMGLTPLEGLIMGTRSGDIDPAVVQFICNKEGKSVNEVLDILNKKSGILGMSGGISSDFRDVQKAQGEGNHLADVAIQAFIYRVAKYIGAYTAAMNGVDAIVFTAGVGENDKPIRGAVCEYLGYLGISIDAEVNKARGKRVMISTPDSKVKVCVIPTNEELAIARETMALV, encoded by the coding sequence ATGAAAATTTTAGTTATTAACTGCGGAAGCTCTTCCTTAAAGTATCAGCTGATTGATATGGAAAACGAAGGCGTTCTGGCAAAAGGTTTATGCGAGAGAATCGGCATTAACGGTTCCAAGCTGTCTCATAAGGCAGAAGGAAAAGAGGAATTGGAAGTAGAAAAAGAAATGCCGAACCACACCGTTGCGATTAAGCTGGTTATGGATGCATTGGTTGATCCCCAATACGGTGTCATCAAGGATACCAGTGAGATTTCTGCAGTAGGACACCGGGTTCTCCATGCCGGTACGATTTACAGCGATTCCATTGTAGTAAATGAAGATGTGAAAAAGGTTATCCGTGACTGCTTTGATTTGGGACCTTTGCACAACCCGGCAAACCTTGTGGGAATCGAAGCATGTGAAGAAGCAGTACCAGGCGTTCCCAATGTAGCGGTATTCGATACTTCTTTCGGTATGGGTATGCCTGAAAAAGCATCCATGTATGCAATTCCTCATGAATATTTTGAAAAATATAGCATTCGCCGTTACGGCTTCCATGGGACAAGCCATAAATTTGTATCCAATGAAGCTTTAAGCTACTGCGGTCTGGATCCTGAAAACGGTAAGGTCATCGTATGCCACTTAGGAAATGGTGCCAGCATTTCTGCCTCTGTGGGCGGCAAGTGTGTGGACACAAGCATGGGTCTTACTCCTTTAGAAGGCCTTATTATGGGAACCAGAAGCGGTGATATCGATCCTGCTGTTGTTCAGTTTATCTGCAATAAGGAAGGCAAGAGCGTCAATGAGGTATTGGATATTTTAAATAAGAAGTCCGGTATTCTTGGAATGTCCGGCGGAATTTCCAGTGATTTCCGGGATGTACAGAAGGCTCAGGGAGAAGGAAACCATTTGGCTGACGTAGCCATCCAGGCATTTATTTACCGCGTAGCAAAATATATCGGTGCTTATACGGCAGCAATGAACGGCGTGGATGCCATTGTATTTACTGCAGGTGTTGGCGAAAACGACAAGCCTATCAGAGGCGCTGTTTGTGAATACTTAGGCTATCTTGGTATTTCCATTGATGCGGAAGTTAATAAGGCAAGAGGAAAACGTGTTATGATCTCCACACCGGATTCCAAGGTAAAGGTATGCGTCATTCCTACCAATGAAGAACTGGCCATTGCAAGAGAGACAATGGCTTTGGTATAA
- a CDS encoding MBL fold metallo-hydrolase → MRLVSIASGSSGNCIYVGSDTTHILVDAGISNKRIQQGLNEIGLKGSELTGIVITHEHSDHTKGLGVLARKYGVPIYGTRETLDEISKQKYLGEYPRELFHAVSPDVDFCVGDLEVKPFSIDHDASNPVAYRIQHGHKSVAVATDMGHYDQYIIEHLQGLDALLLESNHDVNMLQAGPYPYYLKRRILGDHGHLSNENAGRLLCCILHENLKKILLGHLSKENNYEELAYETVRLEITEGDNPFKASDFSISVAKRDQMSEIITI, encoded by the coding sequence ATGAGATTGGTAAGTATTGCAAGCGGAAGCAGCGGAAACTGCATTTATGTAGGCTCCGATACCACCCATATTCTGGTGGATGCCGGGATCAGCAACAAAAGAATCCAACAGGGATTAAATGAAATCGGGTTAAAGGGAAGTGAGCTGACTGGTATCGTCATCACCCATGAACACTCTGACCACACAAAAGGTCTGGGTGTTCTGGCCAGGAAGTATGGAGTTCCGATTTACGGGACAAGGGAAACCCTGGATGAGATATCAAAGCAGAAATATCTTGGAGAATATCCCAGAGAACTTTTTCACGCTGTCAGTCCTGATGTGGATTTTTGTGTGGGAGATCTGGAAGTAAAGCCCTTTTCCATTGACCACGATGCATCAAACCCGGTGGCTTACAGGATTCAGCATGGGCACAAATCTGTTGCAGTAGCTACGGATATGGGACATTACGACCAGTATATCATTGAACATCTTCAGGGTCTGGATGCATTGCTTTTGGAGTCCAACCATGATGTAAATATGCTGCAGGCAGGGCCTTATCCTTATTATTTAAAACGCAGGATCCTGGGGGATCACGGACACCTTTCCAATGAGAATGCAGGGCGGCTTTTATGCTGTATTCTTCATGAAAATCTTAAGAAGATTCTGCTGGGCCACTTAAGCAAGGAGAACAATTATGAGGAGCTTGCTTATGAAACAGTAAGGCTTGAAATCACAGAGGGAGATAATCCATTTAAGGCATCGGATTTTTCCATATCAGTTGCAAAAAGGGATCAGATGTCGGAAATTATCACTATATAA
- a CDS encoding class I SAM-dependent methyltransferase, translating to MEQMERDKLIQIGREFLDENLLRIVISNPADKQGVSKVKVRPLLLKGNLVFQAEELVGTQAFHRNYTAEECISYIEDLLDGRLRQMELESGKGQVRVLVSKKGVLSIKVKRQQKIEVPSPVPRHNRQKAYLLKEGVPVPFLVDLGVMTEEGKIIASRYDKFRQINRFLEFIEDILPRLHKNRENVIIDFGCGKSYLTFAMYYYLHELKGYSIQIIGLDLKQTVINDCNRLGERYGYDKLKFYHGDIASYEGVDHVDMVVTLHACDTATDYALAKAVRWGASVILSVPCCQHELNKTMRQELMAPVFQYGLIRERMAALYTDALRAEILENQGYRTQILEFIDMEHTPKNILIRAVKQGGKKDNQKEIEEILQFLHGRLTLSGLLLEADIKPKADGNL from the coding sequence ATGGAACAAATGGAAAGAGATAAACTCATACAGATCGGAAGGGAATTTCTTGATGAAAATCTGCTTCGGATCGTGATCAGCAATCCGGCGGATAAGCAGGGCGTTTCCAAAGTAAAGGTACGCCCGCTTTTGCTAAAGGGAAACCTGGTCTTTCAGGCAGAGGAGCTGGTAGGAACCCAGGCTTTTCATAGAAATTATACGGCTGAAGAATGTATCAGCTATATAGAAGATCTTCTGGATGGAAGACTGCGTCAGATGGAGCTTGAATCCGGGAAAGGTCAGGTAAGAGTCCTGGTGAGTAAAAAAGGGGTCTTAAGCATCAAGGTGAAACGGCAGCAAAAGATTGAGGTGCCTTCTCCGGTTCCCCGGCATAACCGGCAAAAGGCTTATCTATTAAAAGAAGGGGTGCCGGTTCCCTTTCTGGTGGATTTGGGGGTCATGACGGAAGAAGGAAAAATCATTGCTTCCCGGTATGACAAGTTTCGGCAAATCAACCGTTTTTTGGAATTTATTGAGGACATTCTTCCCAGGCTTCATAAGAACAGAGAGAATGTAATCATTGATTTTGGATGTGGAAAATCTTATCTGACCTTTGCTATGTATTACTATCTTCATGAGCTGAAGGGATATTCCATTCAAATTATTGGACTGGATCTAAAGCAGACGGTCATTAATGACTGCAACCGTTTGGGAGAGCGGTATGGATATGATAAGTTAAAATTTTATCATGGAGATATTGCTTCCTATGAAGGAGTGGATCATGTAGACATGGTGGTGACTCTTCATGCCTGTGATACCGCTACGGATTATGCCCTTGCAAAGGCAGTCCGCTGGGGGGCCTCAGTCATTTTGTCTGTTCCATGCTGCCAGCATGAGCTGAATAAAACCATGCGCCAGGAGCTTATGGCACCAGTATTTCAATATGGACTCATCCGGGAACGGATGGCAGCCCTTTATACCGATGCACTTAGGGCGGAAATACTGGAAAACCAGGGATACCGCACCCAGATTCTGGAATTTATCGATATGGAGCATACGCCAAAGAACATTCTCATCCGGGCAGTAAAACAGGGCGGAAAAAAGGACAACCAAAAAGAGATAGAGGAAATCCTTCAATTTCTTCATGGCAGACTGACCCTTTCCGGCTTATTGCTGGAAGCGGATATAAAACCGAAAGCAGATGGTAATTTATGA